The following proteins are encoded in a genomic region of Pseudodesulfovibrio mercurii:
- a CDS encoding substrate-binding periplasmic protein, whose protein sequence is MALLRTLSGGLVALLLAAHMALAATDAPIAPEDDWSPVPACVFGMPESGDAVRNDNTGFVTEVLRAALASAGYDLIHRDIPYRRARDELAEGRIQCTLTAKGASDAEGQARSVIAACDLTVAYVLARGFSGLHDLAGQKVAHLYGYDFQQILPVKIRPQPTYDRTSAIHMLDRGHVRYVVGEETLLKDAVRKTGLPLTEFGFARFMSMDLVPVFAPTAEGFRLRDIFDRRMREMARSGELAAIYHRNGLPEERIRHILSLDRN, encoded by the coding sequence ATGGCACTCCTGCGAACACTCTCCGGCGGTCTGGTCGCCCTGCTCCTGGCCGCGCACATGGCCCTGGCCGCGACCGACGCGCCCATCGCCCCCGAGGACGACTGGTCGCCCGTGCCCGCCTGCGTGTTCGGCATGCCCGAGTCCGGGGACGCGGTGCGCAACGACAACACCGGGTTCGTCACCGAGGTGCTCCGGGCCGCCCTGGCCTCGGCCGGGTACGACCTGATCCACAGGGACATCCCCTACCGCCGCGCCCGCGACGAGCTGGCCGAGGGGCGCATCCAGTGCACCCTGACCGCCAAGGGCGCGTCGGACGCGGAGGGCCAGGCCCGATCGGTCATCGCCGCCTGCGACCTGACCGTGGCCTACGTCCTGGCCAGGGGCTTTTCCGGGCTCCACGACCTGGCGGGCCAGAAGGTCGCCCACCTTTACGGCTACGACTTCCAGCAGATTCTGCCGGTCAAGATCCGGCCCCAGCCCACCTACGACCGGACCTCGGCCATCCACATGCTCGACCGGGGGCACGTCCGCTACGTCGTCGGCGAGGAGACCCTGCTCAAGGACGCCGTGCGCAAGACCGGCCTGCCCCTGACCGAATTCGGCTTCGCCCGGTTCATGAGCATGGATTTGGTCCCGGTCTTCGCGCCCACGGCCGAGGGGTTCCGCCTGCGGGACATCTTCGACCGGCGCATGCGCGAGATGGCCCGGTCCGGCGAGCTGGCGGCCATCTACCACCGCAACGGCCTGCCCGAGGAGCGCATCCGGCACATCCTCTCCCTGGACCGGAACTGA
- a CDS encoding Crp/Fnr family transcriptional regulator, with the protein MKFTGVNLLDELARPELADLRAVFRKRSVNKGEVVFRPDGPEDLVFVVGKGRVRVYLAYEDKEFTLAILNPGDPYSTHSGCYIQALEDAELLLTDVRSVKRCLTEIPLFTRTMVRVLGHILRNSFSIIGGLAFKDIYNRLMDYILHEARTSGTPENGGRLVELNLTIEQLSQLMGATRQTVSTLLNDMERAGLMFKRGRGVYFIPDLDALERAAGSAD; encoded by the coding sequence ATGAAATTCACCGGGGTCAATCTGCTCGACGAATTGGCGCGGCCCGAGCTGGCCGATCTGCGGGCGGTCTTTCGCAAGCGGTCCGTGAACAAGGGCGAGGTCGTGTTCCGGCCCGACGGACCCGAGGACCTTGTCTTCGTGGTGGGCAAGGGCAGGGTGCGGGTCTACCTGGCTTACGAGGACAAGGAATTCACCCTGGCCATCCTCAATCCCGGCGACCCCTATTCCACCCACTCGGGGTGCTACATCCAGGCCCTGGAGGACGCCGAACTGCTGCTCACGGACGTGCGCTCGGTCAAGCGGTGCCTGACCGAGATCCCGCTGTTCACCCGGACCATGGTCCGCGTCCTCGGCCACATCCTGCGCAACTCGTTCTCCATCATCGGCGGGCTGGCCTTCAAGGACATCTACAACCGGCTCATGGACTACATCCTGCACGAGGCGCGCACCTCGGGCACCCCCGAGAACGGCGGGCGGCTGGTCGAACTGAACCTGACCATCGAGCAGCTGTCCCAACTCATGGGAGCCACCCGCCAGACCGTGTCCACCCTGCTCAACGACATGGAGCGCGCGGGCCTGATGTTCAAGCGCGGACGCGGCGTCTATTTCATCCCCGACCTCGACGCCCTGGAGCGGGCGGCCGGGAGCGCCGACTGA
- a CDS encoding glycosyl transferase, translating into MAKYNDLKAALKYIREGYGEGKEPFRFTASQLAEALGLSEKKTREVLGRVNVYARFWKGRFPASGHNFIVSSQVFDRIRTSFE; encoded by the coding sequence ATGGCGAAATACAATGACCTCAAGGCGGCTCTGAAGTACATTCGCGAAGGATACGGCGAAGGCAAGGAACCCTTCCGTTTCACCGCGTCCCAGCTGGCCGAGGCCCTCGGCCTCTCGGAGAAGAAGACCCGGGAAGTCCTCGGCAGGGTCAACGTCTACGCCCGGTTCTGGAAGGGCCGGTTCCCCGCGAGCGGCCACAACTTCATCGTCAGCTCCCAGGTGTTCGACCGGATCAGAACCAGCTTCGAATAA
- the cooS gene encoding anaerobic carbon-monoxide dehydrogenase catalytic subunit, translating to MAKEPRPVEELTIWDDAKAMLRKARAEGIQTVHDRLDRQTPHCKFCELGTTCRNCTMGPCRVSEKNPLGVCGADADVIVARNFGRFVTGGAAGHSDHGRDLIEVLEAIVEGETKDYRITDENKLRAIAAEIGIETDGRPVMDVARDVMECFFADFGSRRKEVSFLARVPQVRKDKWAGLKMTPRGVDREIAEMMHRTHMGCDNDAPNTLIHAARTALADGWGGSMIGTELSDVIFGVPTPKMSTANLGVIKADKVNLLVHGHNPVVSEMILAAAREPELLARARELGATGINVAGLCCTGNELLMRQGIPMAGNHLMTELAIITGAVEAIVVDYQCIMPSLVQISGCYHTKFIDTANKARFTGAIHFDFQPRTAMKQAREIVSIAVEAFARRDPGRVDIPGEPVEIMTGFSNEAVTAALGGSLDPLVQAIASGDIRGAVGIVGCNNPKIKQDSMNVKLAEELIKKDILVLVTGCVTTAAGKAGLLVPDAIEKAGPGLKKVCGALGIPPVLHYGSCVDNARILQLCAALANALNVDISDLPVGASSPEWYSEKAAAIGLYAVASGIYTHLGHPPNILGSETVTNLAVSGLEDLVGATFFIEGDMVKAADMFDERIKTKRKALGLGE from the coding sequence GTGGCCAAGGAACCGAGACCTGTCGAGGAACTGACCATTTGGGACGACGCGAAGGCCATGCTCAGGAAGGCCCGCGCCGAAGGCATCCAGACCGTGCACGACCGGCTGGACCGGCAGACCCCGCACTGCAAATTCTGCGAACTGGGGACCACCTGCCGCAACTGCACCATGGGCCCGTGCCGGGTCAGCGAGAAGAACCCGCTGGGCGTATGCGGGGCCGACGCCGACGTCATCGTGGCCCGCAACTTCGGCCGGTTCGTGACCGGCGGCGCGGCCGGACACTCCGACCACGGCCGAGACCTGATCGAGGTCCTGGAGGCCATCGTCGAGGGCGAGACCAAGGATTACCGGATCACCGACGAGAACAAGCTGCGTGCCATCGCCGCTGAGATCGGCATCGAGACCGACGGCCGCCCGGTCATGGACGTGGCCCGCGACGTCATGGAGTGCTTTTTCGCGGACTTCGGCTCGCGCAGGAAGGAGGTCTCCTTCCTGGCCCGAGTGCCGCAGGTGCGCAAGGACAAGTGGGCCGGGCTCAAGATGACCCCGCGCGGCGTGGACCGCGAGATCGCCGAGATGATGCACCGCACCCACATGGGCTGTGACAACGACGCGCCCAACACCCTGATCCACGCGGCCCGCACGGCCCTGGCCGACGGCTGGGGCGGCTCCATGATCGGCACCGAACTGTCCGACGTCATCTTCGGCGTGCCCACGCCCAAGATGTCCACGGCCAACCTGGGCGTCATCAAGGCCGACAAGGTCAACCTCCTGGTCCACGGGCACAACCCCGTGGTCTCCGAGATGATCCTGGCCGCCGCCCGCGAACCCGAACTGCTGGCCAGGGCCAGGGAGCTCGGCGCAACCGGCATCAACGTGGCCGGACTGTGCTGCACCGGCAACGAACTGCTCATGCGTCAGGGCATCCCCATGGCGGGCAACCACCTGATGACCGAACTGGCCATCATCACCGGCGCGGTCGAGGCCATCGTGGTGGACTACCAGTGCATCATGCCCTCGCTGGTCCAGATCTCCGGCTGCTACCACACCAAGTTCATCGACACCGCCAACAAGGCGCGCTTCACCGGCGCGATCCACTTCGACTTCCAGCCCCGGACGGCCATGAAGCAGGCCCGCGAGATCGTGTCCATCGCGGTCGAGGCCTTCGCCCGGCGCGATCCGGGCCGGGTGGACATCCCCGGCGAGCCCGTCGAGATCATGACCGGCTTCTCCAACGAGGCGGTCACGGCCGCCCTCGGCGGCTCCCTCGACCCGCTGGTCCAGGCCATCGCCTCGGGCGACATCCGGGGCGCGGTCGGCATCGTGGGCTGCAACAACCCCAAGATCAAGCAGGACTCCATGAACGTGAAGCTCGCCGAAGAGCTGATCAAGAAGGACATCCTGGTGCTCGTCACGGGCTGCGTGACCACGGCCGCGGGCAAGGCCGGGCTGCTCGTGCCCGACGCCATCGAAAAGGCGGGGCCGGGCCTGAAAAAGGTCTGCGGCGCGCTGGGCATCCCGCCGGTCCTGCACTACGGCTCCTGCGTGGACAACGCCCGCATCCTCCAGCTCTGCGCGGCCCTGGCCAACGCCCTGAACGTGGACATCTCGGACCTGCCCGTGGGCGCGTCCTCGCCCGAATGGTACTCGGAAAAGGCCGCCGCCATCGGCCTCTACGCCGTGGCCTCGGGCATCTACACCCACCTGGGCCACCCGCCGAACATCCTCGGTTCGGAAACGGTCACCAACCTGGCCGTGTCCGGGCTCGAAGACCTGGTCGGCGCGACCTTCTTCATCGAAGGCGACATGGTCAAGGCCGCCGACATGTTCGACGAACGCATCAAGACCAAGCGCAAGGCCCTGGGCCTGGGCGAGTAG
- a CDS encoding ArsA-related P-loop ATPase, with protein sequence MKIAFAGKGGVGKTSLCAWVADWLARSGRNVWLVDADTALSLGQASGLGADALPEPLVRRGDLVRERIHEGGFLNLNPEVGDLPEELAVDVPLGGEPLPGVTAGRKRLIVMGAVTNAGGGCACDANALLKALLAHIVMDRDEWVLVDLEAGVEHLGRGTAAHVDGLVVVSEPSMRSLMTGAEVGRMAADLGLENQVLVLNRHAGGEPPRLDGLPEWRLSVPPFEGLAGRQMTDASVLGLPESGLLDGLVRTLLDRLAGRVNRSNEQAIL encoded by the coding sequence ATGAAAATAGCGTTTGCGGGCAAGGGTGGGGTGGGCAAGACCTCGTTGTGTGCGTGGGTGGCGGACTGGCTGGCCCGTAGCGGCAGGAACGTCTGGCTGGTGGATGCGGACACGGCGTTGTCGCTGGGCCAGGCCTCGGGGCTGGGCGCGGACGCGCTGCCCGAGCCGCTGGTCCGGCGCGGGGACCTGGTGCGCGAGCGCATCCACGAGGGCGGTTTTCTGAATCTCAATCCCGAGGTGGGCGACCTGCCCGAGGAGCTGGCCGTGGACGTGCCCCTGGGCGGCGAGCCGTTGCCGGGCGTGACGGCCGGACGCAAGCGGCTGATCGTCATGGGCGCGGTGACCAATGCGGGCGGCGGGTGCGCCTGCGACGCCAACGCGTTGTTGAAGGCGCTGCTGGCGCATATCGTCATGGACCGCGACGAGTGGGTCCTGGTGGACCTGGAGGCGGGCGTGGAGCATCTGGGGCGCGGCACCGCGGCCCACGTGGACGGGCTGGTGGTGGTCTCGGAGCCGAGCATGCGTTCGCTCATGACCGGGGCCGAGGTCGGGCGCATGGCCGCGGACCTGGGGCTGGAGAACCAGGTGCTGGTCCTGAACCGGCACGCGGGCGGGGAGCCGCCCCGGCTGGACGGCCTGCCCGAATGGCGGCTGTCCGTGCCGCCTTTCGAGGGGCTGGCCGGACGCCAGATGACGGACGCATCCGTGCTCGGGCTGCCCGAGAGCGGACTCCTGGACGGGCTGGTGCGCACCCTGCTGGACCGGCTTGCCGGCCGCGTGAACAGGAGTAACGAGCAAGCCATACTGTAA
- a CDS encoding methyl-accepting chemotaxis protein, whose product MGWKDCKLCYKFGFGFGSVLLLLLVLGGWSLFGISGIVDNAREVITGNKLRGNFTQKVVDHLKWSEKVNELLADSHVHELHVQTDPHQCAFGKWFYSDARTEAEKLVPGLKPLMAEIEGFHNKLHESAVEIAKLYAPADVELGAFLRDKKLDHLRWMGRVKDALIDPQATGTGVQTDPHQCAFGKWLYSDDTVRRMKEDPAFGALVQKIFEPHRSLHESAAEIDKELASDNRAGAREWYRDITGPLGEETLAAIDGVLGLNDARIEGYEAAKAVYTGTTVPALNKVQELLNKSMDLIAANIMTDQEMLTKAASTRMGVMVFGLVSVLVGVLLAWIIARGIVVPLRKGMDFAKTVSTGDLTATVDLDQKDEVGQLADALSGMADQLNRVVADVNSATDSVSSGSEELSASAQSLSQSVVEQSSSIEQISASMEEMSAGVRANARSAQETETIASKAAEGARESGVAVEEALDALKSIAERITIIQEIARQTNLLALNAAIEAARAGEHGKGFAVVAAEVRKLAERSGKAAEEIGGLSTASMGVADRAGRMLDELVPQIGRTAELVREIAASSLEQDKGVTEIGAAITQLDDVVQGNASASEEMASTAEELSAQAQMLADAMTFFKVASGGGRTTVSVRRAARGSLPAAGPGQGRSVAGGVDLNMEPGGEFDRL is encoded by the coding sequence ATGGGATGGAAGGATTGTAAACTCTGCTACAAATTCGGCTTCGGCTTCGGCTCGGTGCTGCTGTTGCTGCTGGTGCTGGGCGGCTGGTCGCTGTTCGGCATCAGCGGCATCGTGGACAACGCGCGCGAGGTGATAACCGGCAACAAGCTGCGCGGCAATTTCACGCAAAAGGTGGTGGACCACCTGAAGTGGTCGGAGAAGGTCAACGAGCTGCTGGCCGATTCCCACGTGCACGAGCTGCACGTGCAGACCGACCCGCACCAGTGCGCCTTCGGCAAGTGGTTCTACAGCGACGCCCGGACCGAGGCGGAAAAGCTGGTGCCGGGGCTGAAGCCGCTCATGGCAGAGATCGAGGGGTTCCACAACAAACTGCACGAATCCGCGGTGGAGATCGCCAAGCTGTACGCCCCGGCGGACGTGGAGCTCGGGGCGTTCCTGCGGGACAAGAAGCTCGACCACCTGCGCTGGATGGGCCGGGTCAAGGACGCGCTCATCGATCCGCAGGCCACGGGCACGGGGGTGCAGACCGACCCGCACCAGTGCGCCTTCGGCAAGTGGCTGTATTCCGACGACACGGTCCGGCGCATGAAGGAGGACCCGGCCTTCGGGGCGCTGGTCCAGAAGATTTTCGAGCCGCACCGCTCCCTGCACGAGTCCGCCGCCGAGATCGACAAGGAGCTGGCCTCGGACAACCGGGCCGGCGCCCGTGAGTGGTACCGGGACATCACCGGGCCGCTGGGCGAGGAGACCCTGGCGGCCATCGACGGGGTGCTCGGCCTGAACGACGCCCGGATCGAGGGCTACGAGGCGGCCAAGGCAGTCTATACCGGGACCACGGTTCCGGCCCTGAATAAGGTCCAGGAACTGCTCAACAAGAGCATGGACCTCATCGCCGCGAACATCATGACCGACCAGGAGATGCTGACCAAGGCGGCCTCCACCCGCATGGGCGTGATGGTCTTCGGCCTCGTGTCCGTCCTGGTGGGCGTGCTCCTGGCCTGGATCATCGCCAGGGGCATCGTGGTCCCGCTGCGCAAGGGCATGGACTTCGCGAAGACCGTGTCCACCGGCGACCTGACCGCCACGGTGGACCTGGACCAGAAGGACGAGGTGGGCCAGCTGGCCGATGCCCTGAGCGGCATGGCGGACCAGCTGAACCGGGTGGTGGCCGACGTCAACTCGGCCACGGACAGCGTGTCGTCGGGCAGCGAGGAGCTGTCGGCCTCGGCCCAGTCCCTGTCCCAGTCCGTGGTGGAGCAGTCCTCGTCCATCGAGCAGATTTCCGCGTCCATGGAGGAGATGAGCGCCGGGGTGCGGGCCAATGCCCGCTCGGCCCAGGAGACCGAGACCATCGCCTCCAAGGCCGCCGAGGGGGCCCGCGAGAGCGGGGTGGCCGTGGAAGAGGCCCTGGACGCGCTCAAATCCATCGCCGAGCGGATCACCATCATCCAGGAGATCGCCCGGCAGACCAACCTGCTGGCGCTCAACGCGGCCATCGAGGCGGCCCGCGCCGGGGAACACGGCAAGGGGTTCGCTGTGGTGGCCGCCGAGGTGCGCAAGCTGGCCGAGCGCAGCGGCAAGGCGGCCGAGGAGATCGGCGGCCTGTCCACGGCCTCCATGGGCGTGGCCGACCGGGCGGGGCGCATGCTCGACGAACTGGTCCCGCAGATCGGGCGCACGGCCGAACTGGTCCGGGAGATCGCCGCCAGCTCCCTGGAACAGGACAAGGGCGTGACCGAGATCGGCGCGGCCATCACCCAGCTGGACGATGTGGTCCAGGGCAATGCCTCGGCCTCCGAGGAGATGGCCTCCACGGCCGAGGAGCTGTCGGCCCAGGCCCAGATGCTGGCCGACGCCATGACCTTCTTCAAGGTCGCGTCCGGCGGCGGCAGGACCACGGTGTCCGTGCGCCGCGCCGCGCGCGGCTCCCTCCCGGCCGCTGGCCCCGGACAGGGCCGGTCCGTGGCCGGCGGCGTGGACCTGAACATGGAGCCGGGCGGAGAGTTCGACAGGCTGTAG
- a CDS encoding LuxR C-terminal-related transcriptional regulator: protein MLQGLMACCRNKLDANGLTAVLAFGLLVGWVVSLLYEGPLLYSLALGKGVDGGVIDAANLLLLAVGLLAAIPVAVASPEACRRLLLGAAAACFAGTLLLPVLPGPYLYGLFPLLSLLAGASMAAWGHLLKSAVPRPGRPLIAPLAMTLACLVLTPAHALTALVAPHWGFALAISALAGYCLLLSRLRVPARTACPPELDAPGYVLRHFLVLYLSIFLITMNAGFMFQAVYPLFARHLVLSSLYTNAPYVAAVLVCAAFPGFKRLQTLYAGLALWGLSLILLTNLDQSVPSFLAVITGMLFAAGLFDYFWWSIFTTDLDSVKNPATLVGSILAATILGSLTGGQLTNLLASGGMLPFDMAQWGLIAILANMVLIGAVNRRLAPILVNQQFLEEDQGPSAEELRLGMIREKLSPREMDVFLLLRDGCANKDICDSLHISINTVKTHNRRIFAKLGLRDRAELQQQFPPTRLPN, encoded by the coding sequence GTGCTACAGGGGCTCATGGCCTGCTGCCGGAACAAACTGGACGCCAACGGTCTGACGGCCGTGCTCGCCTTCGGGCTGCTCGTGGGCTGGGTGGTCTCCCTGCTCTACGAGGGGCCGCTGCTCTATTCCCTGGCCCTGGGCAAGGGCGTGGACGGCGGGGTCATCGACGCGGCCAACCTGCTCCTGCTCGCCGTGGGGCTCCTGGCGGCCATCCCCGTGGCCGTGGCCTCGCCCGAGGCGTGCCGCAGGCTCCTTTTGGGCGCGGCGGCCGCCTGCTTCGCCGGGACCCTGCTGCTGCCGGTCCTGCCCGGCCCGTACCTGTACGGGCTCTTCCCCCTGCTCTCCCTGCTGGCCGGGGCGTCCATGGCGGCCTGGGGCCACCTGCTCAAGAGCGCGGTGCCCAGGCCGGGCCGGCCCCTCATCGCGCCCCTGGCCATGACCCTGGCCTGCCTGGTCCTGACCCCGGCCCACGCCCTGACCGCCCTGGTCGCCCCGCACTGGGGGTTCGCCCTGGCGATCTCGGCCCTGGCCGGATACTGCCTGCTCCTTTCCCGCCTGCGCGTGCCCGCACGCACGGCCTGCCCGCCCGAGCTGGACGCGCCGGGCTACGTCCTGCGCCACTTCCTGGTCCTGTACCTGTCCATCTTCCTGATCACCATGAACGCGGGCTTCATGTTCCAGGCGGTCTACCCCCTGTTCGCCCGGCACCTGGTCCTGTCCAGCCTGTACACCAACGCGCCCTACGTGGCCGCGGTCCTGGTCTGCGCCGCCTTCCCCGGCTTCAAGCGCCTCCAGACCCTGTACGCCGGGCTGGCCCTGTGGGGCCTGTCCCTCATCCTGCTGACCAACCTGGACCAGTCCGTGCCCTCCTTCCTGGCGGTCATCACCGGCATGCTCTTCGCGGCCGGACTGTTCGACTACTTCTGGTGGTCCATCTTCACCACGGACCTCGACTCGGTGAAGAACCCGGCCACCCTGGTGGGGTCCATCCTGGCGGCCACCATCCTCGGCTCCCTGACCGGCGGCCAGCTGACCAACCTGCTGGCCTCGGGCGGCATGCTCCCCTTCGACATGGCCCAGTGGGGGCTCATCGCCATCCTGGCGAACATGGTCCTCATCGGCGCGGTCAACAGGCGGCTGGCCCCCATCCTGGTCAACCAGCAATTCCTGGAGGAGGACCAGGGACCCTCGGCCGAGGAGCTGCGGCTGGGCATGATCCGCGAGAAGCTCTCCCCCCGCGAGATGGACGTCTTCCTGCTCCTGCGCGACGGCTGCGCCAACAAGGACATCTGCGACAGCCTGCACATCTCCATCAACACGGTGAAGACCCACAACCGCAGGATCTTCGCCAAGCTCGGCCTACGCGACCGGGCCGAGCTCCAGCAGCAGTTCCCGCCCACCCGGCTGCCCAATTGA
- a CDS encoding MASE3 domain-containing protein → MRTTSTSIFFKLTMATVVLVGLYLASLKNYLLFHTMVEMFSIVVAFGIFTIGWNSRQVIKSNYLLFLAIAYLFVAFLDLLHTLSYKGMGIFTDYDYYANQVWIATRYMESLSLLAAFWFLRESRTVNAVRVFSAYFAFTAVIVAAIFWWKVFPVCFVDGVGLTPFKKISEYVICLILAAAGWLLFRTRDRFDPVVFRWLVWSLGCTILSELAFTVYISNYGFSNLVGHYFKLFSFYFIYRALVATGITAPHAVLFRALQDSETKFRGLVESSRDLIWEVDEELRYTYVSPRARAILGYAPEDMLGRRPFDFMPEDQAAGAGEAFRRAAESAAPLLRESVFLDGRGREVVMETRGVPIPAPDGRTGGYRGVDRDVTARKRHELELRQLQRAVESSPIGIVVTSAGGAVEYANTAFYQGRGIIGVDALGRDIGLFLGDDPDGPAVREAREALGQGRVWQGDVSRRTGRGDRLWEHVTVAPVTDRRGALVNHVATFEDITDRKDLEKLKEDVEQIMRHDLKSPLNGIIGIPQLLLEGGNLTEQQEMLVRLVESTGYRILRMVDHSLDLFKMETGVYEYVPAEVDVAKVMRTVLNDHAGLARARGVTLDMSTERAEDGPECRIRSDKDLLYHMLSNLIANAVDASPDGGTVSVRLEGVPCRVIRIRNRGAVPAAIRGRFFEKYKTWGKKHGTGLGTYSSKLMADVMGYGLHLDTSDEADKTTISILLPEA, encoded by the coding sequence GTGCGCACGACGTCCACATCCATCTTCTTCAAACTGACCATGGCCACCGTCGTCCTGGTCGGGCTCTATCTGGCCAGCCTGAAGAACTACCTGCTCTTCCACACCATGGTCGAGATGTTCTCCATCGTGGTGGCCTTCGGCATCTTCACCATCGGCTGGAACTCGCGCCAGGTGATCAAGAGCAACTACCTGCTCTTCCTGGCCATCGCCTACCTGTTCGTGGCCTTCCTCGACCTCCTGCACACCCTGTCCTACAAGGGCATGGGCATCTTCACGGACTACGACTACTACGCCAACCAGGTGTGGATCGCCACGCGCTACATGGAGAGCCTCTCCCTGCTGGCCGCGTTCTGGTTCCTGAGGGAGAGCCGGACCGTGAACGCGGTCCGGGTGTTCTCGGCCTATTTCGCGTTCACGGCCGTGATCGTGGCCGCAATCTTCTGGTGGAAGGTCTTCCCGGTCTGCTTTGTGGACGGGGTCGGCCTGACCCCGTTCAAGAAGATCAGCGAATACGTCATCTGCCTGATCCTCGCGGCGGCGGGCTGGCTGCTCTTCCGCACGCGCGACCGGTTCGACCCGGTGGTCTTCCGCTGGCTGGTCTGGTCCCTGGGGTGCACCATCCTCTCGGAGCTGGCCTTCACCGTGTACATCAGCAACTACGGTTTCTCGAACCTGGTGGGCCACTACTTCAAGCTCTTCTCCTTCTATTTCATCTACCGTGCCCTGGTGGCCACGGGCATCACCGCGCCCCACGCGGTCCTGTTCCGGGCCCTGCAGGATTCCGAGACCAAGTTCCGGGGGCTGGTGGAGAGCTCGCGGGACCTCATCTGGGAGGTGGACGAGGAGCTGCGCTACACCTACGTCAGCCCGCGGGCCCGGGCCATCCTCGGCTACGCGCCGGAGGACATGCTCGGCAGGCGGCCCTTCGACTTCATGCCCGAGGACCAGGCCGCCGGCGCGGGCGAGGCCTTCCGCCGGGCCGCCGAGAGCGCGGCCCCGCTTCTGCGCGAGAGCGTCTTCCTGGACGGCCGGGGGCGGGAGGTGGTCATGGAGACGCGCGGCGTGCCCATTCCGGCCCCGGACGGCCGGACCGGGGGCTACCGGGGCGTGGACCGGGACGTGACCGCGCGCAAGCGGCACGAGCTTGAGCTCAGACAGCTCCAGCGGGCCGTGGAGAGTAGCCCCATCGGTATCGTCGTGACCTCCGCCGGGGGGGCCGTCGAGTACGCCAACACGGCCTTCTACCAGGGCCGGGGGATCATCGGGGTGGACGCCCTGGGCCGCGACATCGGTCTGTTCCTGGGCGACGACCCGGACGGCCCCGCCGTGCGCGAGGCCCGCGAGGCCCTCGGCCAGGGGCGGGTCTGGCAGGGGGACGTGTCCCGGCGCACCGGCAGGGGGGACCGGCTGTGGGAGCACGTCACCGTCGCGCCCGTGACCGACCGGCGGGGCGCGCTGGTCAACCACGTGGCCACCTTCGAGGACATCACCGACCGCAAGGACCTGGAAAAACTCAAGGAGGACGTGGAGCAGATCATGCGTCACGACCTCAAGAGCCCGCTCAACGGGATCATCGGCATCCCACAGCTGCTCCTGGAGGGCGGCAACCTGACCGAGCAACAGGAGATGCTGGTCCGGCTCGTCGAGAGCACGGGATACCGCATCCTGCGCATGGTCGATCACTCCCTGGATCTGTTCAAGATGGAGACCGGGGTCTACGAATACGTCCCGGCCGAGGTGGACGTGGCCAAGGTGATGCGCACGGTGCTCAACGACCACGCCGGGCTCGCCCGGGCCAGGGGCGTGACCCTGGACATGTCCACGGAGCGGGCCGAGGACGGGCCGGAGTGCCGCATCCGTTCGGACAAGGACCTGCTCTACCACATGCTCTCCAACCTCATCGCCAACGCCGTGGACGCCTCGCCCGACGGCGGGACCGTGTCCGTGCGCCTGGAGGGGGTCCCCTGCCGGGTCATCCGCATCCGCAACCGGGGGGCCGTCCCGGCGGCGATCCGGGGCCGGTTCTTCGAGAAGTACAAGACCTGGGGCAAGAAGCACGGCACCGGCCTGGGCACCTACTCCTCCAAGCTCATGGCCGACGTCATGGGCTACGGCCTGCACCTCGACACCTCGGACGAGGCCGACAAGACGACCATCTCCATCCTCCTGCCCGAGGCCTGA